A region from the Pseudanabaena sp. BC1403 genome encodes:
- a CDS encoding cupin domain-containing protein: MLIQKLLDCPEFIAGDSTILRELLHPDKQEINLRYSLAHAILPVGETSQAHSLTTSEVYYILSGKGEMHIDEEIREIESGDAVYIPPDAKQFLRNIGDEPIVFICIVDPAWRKEDETIYD; the protein is encoded by the coding sequence ATGTTGATCCAAAAATTGCTGGATTGTCCAGAGTTTATTGCTGGAGATTCGACGATATTGCGCGAATTATTACATCCTGACAAGCAGGAGATTAATCTGCGATATAGTCTCGCCCATGCAATTTTGCCAGTGGGGGAGACTTCTCAAGCTCATTCTCTGACAACTTCTGAGGTGTATTACATCCTGAGTGGTAAAGGGGAAATGCATATTGATGAAGAGATTCGCGAGATCGAATCTGGCGATGCGGTATATATTCCTCCAGATGCCAAGCAATTTCTGCGCAACATTGGTGATGAGCCGATTGTATTCATTTGCATCGTCGATCCCGCTTGGCGCAAAGAAGACGAAACTATTTACGATTAG
- the def gene encoding peptide deformylase — MSAISIKVPKQKLKNPPLQVHTLGDRVLRQPAKRISKVNDEIRQIVVDMLQTMYSNDGIGLAAPQVGINKQLLVIDIELKDENIPPLVMINPEVKSSGGDLITGEEGCLSIPEVFLDVVRPDRVEVSYRDEDGRPKHLVAEGLLARVIQHEMDHLNGVLFVDRVKNAIALNKELSAHGFATKDVQAIR; from the coding sequence ATGTCTGCAATTTCAATAAAAGTCCCCAAGCAAAAGCTCAAGAATCCACCACTGCAAGTCCATACACTAGGCGATCGCGTCTTGCGCCAGCCAGCCAAGCGCATTAGCAAAGTAAACGACGAAATTCGTCAGATTGTTGTCGATATGCTGCAAACCATGTATAGCAACGATGGCATCGGGCTTGCTGCGCCACAGGTGGGGATCAATAAGCAATTACTCGTTATTGATATCGAACTCAAGGATGAGAACATCCCGCCCTTAGTAATGATCAATCCTGAAGTAAAGTCTTCAGGTGGTGACCTGATTACTGGCGAAGAAGGCTGTCTGAGTATTCCTGAAGTATTTCTGGATGTCGTGCGTCCCGATCGCGTTGAGGTGTCCTATCGCGATGAAGATGGTAGACCCAAGCATCTTGTAGCTGAAGGTTTACTTGCAAGAGTAATTCAACATGAAATGGATCATTTGAATGGAGTCTTGTTTGTCGATCGCGTTAAGAATGCGATCGCTCTTAACAAAGAATTAAGCGCTCATGGCTTTGCGACTAAGGATGTCCAAGCGATTAGATAG
- a CDS encoding ABC-2 family transporter protein, which produces MRFRYIFRVSKTLFSTYYAYMLEYRAELFIWLLSNSLPFILMGAWLKASETGSFGFTALEFIRYFLAVFVVRQFNIVWVIWDFERELISGQLSHRLLQPIDPFWHHLINHIAERFARLPMLVVLIALFFVLYPQSFWIPSWSTGLLATFIVAIAFLLRFLIQYTFGLLSFWTERASAIEQLWFLTYIFLSGIIAPLDVFPPQVRDIVMWTPFPYMVYFPAALLVGKAIDVWHGIGIMAGWMGIFFVVSRWLWRKGIKQYSGMGA; this is translated from the coding sequence ATGCGGTTTAGATATATATTTCGTGTTTCTAAAACGTTATTCTCAACCTACTACGCCTATATGCTCGAATATCGGGCAGAACTTTTTATTTGGTTATTATCGAATTCTTTACCATTTATTTTGATGGGGGCATGGCTAAAAGCTTCTGAAACTGGCAGCTTTGGTTTCACAGCTTTAGAGTTTATTCGTTACTTTTTGGCGGTATTTGTAGTAAGGCAATTTAATATTGTTTGGGTGATTTGGGACTTTGAGAGAGAACTAATTTCAGGACAGCTCTCACATCGTCTATTGCAACCGATTGATCCATTTTGGCATCATTTGATCAATCACATCGCTGAGCGTTTTGCGAGATTGCCGATGCTTGTGGTTTTGATTGCTCTATTTTTTGTTCTCTATCCGCAATCATTCTGGATTCCGTCATGGTCAACTGGTTTACTTGCGACATTTATTGTGGCGATCGCTTTTTTATTGCGATTCCTCATTCAATATACTTTTGGACTTCTATCATTTTGGACAGAGAGAGCTAGTGCGATCGAGCAACTCTGGTTTTTGACCTATATATTTCTGTCAGGGATCATTGCTCCTCTAGATGTATTTCCACCACAGGTGCGAGATATCGTCATGTGGACACCTTTTCCTTATATGGTGTATTTTCCTGCTGCACTTTTGGTGGGTAAAGCGATCGATGTCTGGCATGGGATAGGGATAATGGCTGGATGGATGGGGATTTTCTTTGTTGTCAGTCGTTGGCTATGGCGTAAAGGCATCAAGCAATATTCTGGTATGGGAGCCTAA
- a CDS encoding neutral zinc metallopeptidase: MKWDEMRESDNVEDQRDGSDEASEPSNLSSSPMGMLGGLGAGGMAIAVIVGLIFKVDPAQILNLIGGNNKTAPAPQALVKKPTKDRDSAFVKSVLGDTEDTWERIFKQQLNSNYQAPKLVLFDGYVNSACGSAKTSAGPFYCPADRKVYLDMGFFRYLEATAGNDADFARAYAIAHEVGHHIQNLRGTSGKVRQLKSTASKAKANELSVRIELQADCLAGVWGHFTAQRGLITDQDVTKALNTATQIGDDYLQKQSKGGHVIPESFTHGTSEQRVTWFKRGLNTGDINQCDTFETSKL; the protein is encoded by the coding sequence ATGAAATGGGATGAAATGCGTGAAAGCGATAACGTAGAAGACCAGCGTGATGGTTCTGATGAGGCATCTGAGCCATCTAACTTAAGCTCATCACCAATGGGAATGTTGGGAGGGCTAGGTGCTGGTGGGATGGCGATCGCAGTTATCGTTGGGCTAATTTTTAAGGTTGATCCCGCTCAGATTTTAAATTTGATTGGTGGCAACAATAAAACTGCCCCTGCACCACAAGCCCTAGTCAAAAAGCCAACCAAAGATCGCGATTCGGCATTTGTGAAATCAGTACTTGGTGATACTGAAGATACATGGGAGCGCATTTTTAAGCAGCAGCTAAACAGTAATTATCAAGCACCAAAATTAGTTCTATTTGATGGTTACGTTAATTCAGCCTGTGGATCAGCCAAAACTTCGGCGGGCCCGTTTTATTGTCCTGCCGATCGCAAAGTTTATCTAGATATGGGTTTCTTTAGATATCTAGAAGCTACGGCTGGTAACGATGCTGACTTCGCGAGAGCCTATGCGATCGCCCATGAAGTTGGTCATCATATTCAAAATTTGCGTGGCACATCAGGCAAGGTCAGGCAGTTGAAATCTACAGCCAGTAAAGCTAAAGCCAATGAACTATCAGTGAGGATAGAACTGCAAGCGGATTGTTTAGCAGGTGTTTGGGGACATTTCACGGCTCAACGTGGCTTGATTACCGATCAAGATGTGACTAAAGCTCTAAATACCGCGACTCAGATCGGTGACGATTATTTGCAAAAACAATCTAAGGGTGGTCATGTAATTCCAGAATCTTTCACTCATGGAACTTCGGAACAAAGGGTAACTTGGTTTAAGCGTGGTTTAAACACAGGTGATATCAACCAATGTGACACTTTTGAAACTAGTAAATTATAA